The following proteins are encoded in a genomic region of Anticarsia gemmatalis isolate Benzon Research Colony breed Stoneville strain chromosome 17, ilAntGemm2 primary, whole genome shotgun sequence:
- the Rab23 gene encoding RAS oncogene family member Rab23 isoform X1 — MTPAVTFTSINTVSTNVWGGGVAMREEELEVALKVVIVGDGGVGKSSMIQRYCRGTFTRDYKKTIGVDFLERQIEIDGEEVRLMLWDTAGQEEFDAITKAYYRGAHACVLAFSTTDRDSFLSLHSWKLKVENECGEIPTIIVQNKIDLMDQCVVGPDEAELVARALGCRLMRASVKEDVNVGAVFRALAARCLSDMRRDDAAADNSLPPCVAPVIGTFTNHNSNGTILLRPTKHRPGGKKKNVLRNACRIL; from the exons ATGACGCCCGCGGTTACGTTCACGAG CATCAACACAGTGTCCACTAATGTGTGGGGAGGGGGTGTCGCGATGCGCGAGGAGGAGCTGGAGGTGGCGCTCAAGGTGGTGATCGTGGGCGACGGCGGCGTGGGCAAGTCCAGCATGATCCAGCGGTACTGCCGCGGCACCTTCACCAGGGACTATAAGAAGACTATAGGCGTTGACTTTCTTGAGAGACAGATTGA GATCGACGGCGAGGAAGTCCGGCTGATGCTATGGGACACGGCGGGCCAGGAGGAGTTCGATGCCATCACGAAGGCGTACTACCGCGGCGCACACGCCTGCGTTCTCGCCTTCTCCACAACAGACAGAGACTCTTTCTTGTCACTACACTCATGGAAACTAAAG GTGGAGAATGAATGTGGAGAGATCCCGACcattatagttcaaaataaaattgatttgatgGACCAGTGCGTCGTGGGACC TGATGAAGCAGAGTTAGTAGCGCGGGCACTAGGCTGTCGACTGATGCGTGCATCGGTGAAGGAGGACGTGAACGTGGGCGCCGTGTTCCGCGCGCTGGCCGCCCGCTGTCTGTCCGACATGAGGCGGGATGATGCCGCCGCTGACAACTCACTGCCACCATGTGTCGCACCAGTCATAG GTACGTTTACAAACCACAACAGCAACGGTACAATCCTGCTGCGGCCGACGAAGCACAGGCCGGGCGGCAAGAAGAAAAACGTGCTCAGAAACGCATGCAGGATACTGTGA
- the Rab23 gene encoding RAS oncogene family member Rab23 isoform X2, with protein MREEELEVALKVVIVGDGGVGKSSMIQRYCRGTFTRDYKKTIGVDFLERQIEIDGEEVRLMLWDTAGQEEFDAITKAYYRGAHACVLAFSTTDRDSFLSLHSWKLKVENECGEIPTIIVQNKIDLMDQCVVGPDEAELVARALGCRLMRASVKEDVNVGAVFRALAARCLSDMRRDDAAADNSLPPCVAPVIGTFTNHNSNGTILLRPTKHRPGGKKKNVLRNACRIL; from the exons ATGCGCGAGGAGGAGCTGGAGGTGGCGCTCAAGGTGGTGATCGTGGGCGACGGCGGCGTGGGCAAGTCCAGCATGATCCAGCGGTACTGCCGCGGCACCTTCACCAGGGACTATAAGAAGACTATAGGCGTTGACTTTCTTGAGAGACAGATTGA GATCGACGGCGAGGAAGTCCGGCTGATGCTATGGGACACGGCGGGCCAGGAGGAGTTCGATGCCATCACGAAGGCGTACTACCGCGGCGCACACGCCTGCGTTCTCGCCTTCTCCACAACAGACAGAGACTCTTTCTTGTCACTACACTCATGGAAACTAAAG GTGGAGAATGAATGTGGAGAGATCCCGACcattatagttcaaaataaaattgatttgatgGACCAGTGCGTCGTGGGACC TGATGAAGCAGAGTTAGTAGCGCGGGCACTAGGCTGTCGACTGATGCGTGCATCGGTGAAGGAGGACGTGAACGTGGGCGCCGTGTTCCGCGCGCTGGCCGCCCGCTGTCTGTCCGACATGAGGCGGGATGATGCCGCCGCTGACAACTCACTGCCACCATGTGTCGCACCAGTCATAG GTACGTTTACAAACCACAACAGCAACGGTACAATCCTGCTGCGGCCGACGAAGCACAGGCCGGGCGGCAAGAAGAAAAACGTGCTCAGAAACGCATGCAGGATACTGTGA
- the LOC142979809 gene encoding uncharacterized protein LOC142979809, with product MHGNMSALVVIAAFLLCGVNAAGYSQWETQCMDYYATDENYNLDELPAQMYVVYYWPPNQRQRDTCEFINFKKLTHEETAEARFQCGNLTLPSNETVMKASYINNRGKHVNLLFYGQDEVKEMYRACDKNISKYIFKKVNDNYILGINCSAGGRGMLFSRFMASSTEVHSVVENIGIMSGREGSPDCPLPNY from the coding sequence ATGCACGGGAATATGAGCGCGCTTGTCGTGATCGCAGCTTTTTTGCTGTGCGGAGTGAATGCCGCGGGATATTCTCAATGGGAGACGCAATGTATGGATTACTACGCGACGGACGAAAACTACAATTTGGATGAGCTGCCGGCACAAATGTACGTGGTGTACTACTGGCCACCGAACCAGCGGCAACGGGACACTTGCGAATTCATCAATTTCAAGAAACTAACACATGAAGAGACAGCTGAAGCTCGTTTCCAGTGCGGTAACCTGACTTTGCCGTCGAACGAGACTGTGATGAAAGCGTCCTACATCAACAACCGCGGCAAACACGTCAACCTGCTGTTCTACGGCCAAGATGAAGTGAAGGAGATGTACCGCGCGTGTGACAAGAATATATCCAAGTATATCTTCAAGAAAGTGAACGATAATTACATCTTGGGTATCAACTGTTCGGCGGGTGGCAGAGGCATGCTGTTCTCGAGGTTCATGGCAAGCTCGACGGAGGTGCACTCTGTGGTGGAGAACATCGGCATCATGTCGGGTCGCGAAGGAAGCCCCGACTGTCCTCTCCCTAACTATTAA